Proteins from a genomic interval of Aquila chrysaetos chrysaetos chromosome 20, bAquChr1.4, whole genome shotgun sequence:
- the LOC115333282 gene encoding cullin-associated NEDD8-dissociated protein 1-like isoform X1 has translation MASVSYHISSLLEKMTSTDKDFRFMATNDLMMELQKDSIKLDEDSEKKVVKMLLKLLEDKNGEVQNLAVKCLGPLVGKVKEYQVETIVDTLCTNMLSDKEQLRDISSIGLKTVISELPPASTGSTMTANVCKKITAQLTGAIGKQEDVSVQLEALDILSDMLSRLGGTLYSFHSSILNCLLPQLTSPRLAVRKRAIIALGHLVLTCSGNIFSELTEHLLAELKKNESTSTTRTYIQCVAGISRQAGHRIGEHLEKIIPLIVQYCNVEDDELREYCFQAFESFVRRCPKEIDPHIPNVMGLCLKYITFDPNYNYDNEEEEEEEMMETENGEDEEQESDDEYSDDDDISWKVRRSAAKCLEAIVSSRHDLLQDFYKTLSPVLISRFKEREENVKADIFSAYISLLKQTLPIQSWLHASDASGKDDVPLTMLQNQVPKIVKALHKQLKEKSIKSRQGCFSLLTELANVLPGCLADHIPALVPGIVFSLADKSSSSNMRIDTLSFLHVLLCNHQPEVFHPHIKSLLPPVVTCIGDPFYKITSEALLVTQQLVKVIRPLDRSCTFDAKPYVKDLFAGTLKRLKAADIDQEVKERAISCMGQIIYNLGDHLSTDLQLTLKIFLERLKNEITRLTTVKALTLIASSPLKIDLRPILGEGFPILASFLRKNQRALKLSTLTALDILVKNYSDSLKPAMIESVLTEVPVLITENDMHVSQVATMFLTTLAKVYPSCISKISGSVLAEIFQLVHSPLLQGGALNAIIDFFQALVLTKTATMGYSELMKQLTAPIYSSGSAGASVTLHKQAYYSVAKCVAALSSACPKEAPAMVNQFIQDVKNPKSSSAVKVLAFLSLAEMGRTTNLSAQRELKTVILEAFTSPSEEVKSAASYALGNISVGNLKEYLPFMLKEIGSQPKRQYLLLHSLKEVISSSPADGLKPYVEDIWALLFKHCECTEEGTRNVVAECLGKLTLVNPSELLPRLKKQLSSGSPHARSTVVTAIKFTIADQPQPIDALLKGCIGDFLKTLQDPDLNVRRVALAMFNSAAHNKPSLIRDLLNAVLPSLYNETKVRKELIREVEMGPFKHTVDDGLDVRKAAFECMYTLLESCLDRLDIYEYLNHVEDGLKDHYDIRMLTFIMLARLSTLCPNAVLQRLERLIEPLRATCSTKVKAGSVKQEFEKQDELKRSAMRAVAALLTIPEVEKSPVMAEFSSQIRSNPEMASLFESIQKDSASLPTSEAMDMS, from the exons ATGGCCAGCGTCTCCTACCACATCTCCAGCCTGCTGGAGAAGATGACCTCCACCGACAAGGACTTCAG GTTTATGGCCACCAATGACCTGATGATGGAACTGCAGAAAGATTCAATAAAACTAGATGAAGACAGCGAGAAGAAAGttgtgaaaatgcttttgaaattgcTGGAGGACAAAAATGGGGAAGTACAGAACCTCGCTGTCAAGTG CCTGGGCCCTCTGGTTGGCAAAGTGAAGGAGTACCAAGTGGAAACCATTGTGGATACGCTGTGTACAAACATGTTATCGGACAAGGAACAGCTGCGGGATATCTCCAGCATTGGACTGAAAACGGTCATCTCTGAACTGCCACCAGCTTCTACAG GCTCCACCATGACAGCAAATGTGTGCAAAAAGATCACAGCCCAGCTGACAGGAGCCATTGGCAAGCAGGAGGATGTATCTGTGCAGCTGGAGGCCCTTGACATCCTGTCAGATATGCTGAGCAG ACTAGGGGGAACACTCTACTCTTTCCATTCCTCCATCCTGAACTGCCTCCTACCCCAGCTGACAAGCCCCAGGCTGGCAGTACGTAAAAGGGCCATCATTGCCTTGGGTCATCTTGTCTTGACCTGCAGCGGAAACATCTTCTCAGAGCTCACAGAGCATCTGCTTGCTGAGCTGAAGAAGAATGAGTCTACTTCTACTACCAGGACGTACATTCAGTGTGTCGCTGGCATCAGTAGGCAGGCTGGACACCGCATAG GAGAACATCTGGAGAAGATAATTCCTCTGATTGTTCAGTACTGTAACGTGGAAGATGACGAGCTGAGAGAGTACTGCTTTCAGGCCTTCGAGTCTTTTGTGAGAAG GTGCCCAAAGGAAATTGACCCTCACATCCCTAATGTGATGGGGTTATGTTTGAAGTACATCACCTTTGACCCAAACTACAACTATGataatgaggaggaggaagaggaagagatgaTGGAAACTGAAAATGGGGAGGATGAAGAGCAAG AAAGCGATGATGAGTACAGCGACGATGATGACATCAGCTGGAAAGTCCGCAGGTCTGCAGCAAAGTGCCTGGAGGCCATTGTCAGCAGCAGGCATGATCTCCTGCAGGACTTCTACAAAACCCTCTCCCCAGTCTTGATAAGCAGATTcaaagagagggaggagaatGTCAAAGCTGACATCTTCAGTGCTTATATCTCCTTGCTGAAACAAACACTGCCCATCCAGAGCTGGCTGCATGCTTCAGATGCCTCTGGCAAAGATGACGTTCCCCTGACAATGCTTCAGAACCAG GTCCCCAAGATTGTCAAGGCCTTGCACAAACAGCTCAAAGAAAAGAGCATCAAATCAAGACAGGGATGTTTCAGCCTCCTGACAGAACTGGCCAATGTTCTTCCTGGTTGCCTGGCAGATCATATCCCTGCACTTGTCCCTG GTATTGTTTTCTCCTTGGCTGATAAATCCAGCTCCTCCAACATGAGGATTGATACGCTGTCTTTCCTTCATGTTCTTCTTTGCAACCACCAGCCGGAGGTATTTCATCCTCATATCAAAAGCCTGTTACCTCCTGTTGTGACCTGTATTGGAGACCCCTTTTATAAGATCACTTCAGAAGCTCTGCTGGTTACTCAGCAACTTGTGAAAGTTATCAGGCCTTTGGACAGATCTTGCACTTTTGATGCCAAGCCCTATGTGAAGGACCTTTTCGCTGGTACTCTGAAGCGACTGAAGGCAGCTGACATCGACCAGGAGGTGAAAGAGCGTGCTATCTCCTGCATGGGACAAATTATTTACAATCTGGGAGACCATTTAAGCACTGATCTCCAGCTGACCTTGAAGATATTTCTGGAGAGACTCAAAAATGAAATCACCAGATTGACAACAGTCAAAGCATTAACCTTAATTGCTAGTTCTCCACTTAAAATAGATTTGAGACCCATTTTAGGGGAAGGTTTCCCCATTCTAGCTTCCTTCTTGAGAAAGAATCAACGTGCCTTGAAACTGAGCACTCTGACTGCTCTGGACATCCTGGTGAAGAACTACAGTGACAGCCTGAAGCCTGCCATGATAGAGTCTGTCCTAACAGAGGTCCCCGTTTTAATTACTGAGAATGACATGCATGTTTCCCAGGTGGCTACCATGTTCCTTACTACTTTGGCTAAGGTTTATCCATCCTGCATTTCTAAGATCAGCGGTTCAGTTCTTGCTGAAATCTTTCAGCTTGTCCACTCGCCTTTGCTTCAAGGAGGGGCACTGAACGCCATCATAGACTTCTTCCAGGCTCTGGTTCTGACAAAGACAGCCACCATGGGTTACTCAGAGCTGATGAAGCAGCTGACTGCGCCTATTTACTCCTCAGGTTCAGCTGGGGCATCAGTGACATTACACAAACAGGCATATTACTCTGTCGCAAAGTGCGTGGCAGCCCTTTCCTCAGCCTGCCCAAAGGAAGCCCCTGCGATGGTGAACCAGTTTATCCAGgatgtaaaaaaccccaagtccAGCTCTGCTGTTAAAGTGCTAGCTTTCCTTTCACTGGCAGAGATGGGTCGCACCACAAACCTCAGTGCTCAGAGAGAGCTCAAAACCGTCATCCTGGAAGCATTCACTTCCCCCAGTGAAGAGGTGAAATCCGCTGCTTCCTATGCGTTGGGGAACATCAGTGTTGGGAATCTTAAGGAGTATCTTCCCTTCATGCTGAAAGAGATCGGAAGCCAGCCAAAGAGACAGTACCTCCTGCTGCACTCTCTGAAAGAAGTCATCAGCTCCTCCCCAGCTGACGGCCTCAAACCTTACGTGGAGGATATTTGGGCTCTGCTTTTCAAGCACTGTGAGTGCACAGAGGAAGGGACACGTAATGTGGTGGCTGAATGCTTGGGGAAGCTGACTTTGGTGAATCCTTCTGAGCTGCTGCCTCGGCTGAAAAAACAGCTGTCATCAG GCTCTCCACATGCCCGGAGCACAGTGGTAACTGCAATCAAATTCACAATTGCAGACCAGCCTCAGCCTATTGATGCTCTCCTGAAAGGCTGCATAG GTGACTTCTTAAAAACTCTTCAGGATCCAGACCTGAATGTTCGACGTGTGGCTTTAGCCATGTTTAATTCTGCTGCTCACAACAAACCTTCTTTAATCCGAGATTTACTAAACGCAGTTCTCCCCAGCCTGTATAATGAAACGAAGGTCAGAAAGGAACTCATCCGGGAG gTAGAAATGGGGCCATTCAAGCACACAGTGGATGATGGCCTTGACGtgaggaaagctgcttttgaatGCATGTATACGCTCCTGGAAAGCTGCCTCGACCGACTGGATATCTATGAGTACCTGAACCATGTGGAGGATGGACTGAAGGATCACTATGACATTCGG ATGCTGACTTTCATAATGTTGGCTCGGCTGTCCACACTCTGTCCCAACGCTGTGCTGCAGCGGCTCGAGCGACTGATTGAGCCACTCCGAGCAACTTGCTCCACAAAG GTAAAAGCCGGTTCTGTGAAGCAGGAGTTTGAGAAGCAGGATGAACTGAAGCGATCTGCCATGAGAGCAGTAGCTGCTCTCCTGACAATCCCTGAAGTAGAGAAAAGTCCAGTGATGGCTGAGTTTTCATCTCAGATCAGATCCAATCCTGAAATGGCGTCACTTTTTGAGAGCATTCAGAAAGATTCTGCTTCCCTACCCACCTCAGAGGCAATGGACATGAGCTAA
- the LOC115333282 gene encoding cullin-associated NEDD8-dissociated protein 1-like isoform X3: protein MGQFTHRAPESLGPLVGKVKEYQVETIVDTLCTNMLSDKEQLRDISSIGLKTVISELPPASTGSTMTANVCKKITAQLTGAIGKQEDVSVQLEALDILSDMLSRLGGTLYSFHSSILNCLLPQLTSPRLAVRKRAIIALGHLVLTCSGNIFSELTEHLLAELKKNESTSTTRTYIQCVAGISRQAGHRIGEHLEKIIPLIVQYCNVEDDELREYCFQAFESFVRRCPKEIDPHIPNVMGLCLKYITFDPNYNYDNEEEEEEEMMETENGEDEEQESDDEYSDDDDISWKVRRSAAKCLEAIVSSRHDLLQDFYKTLSPVLISRFKEREENVKADIFSAYISLLKQTLPIQSWLHASDASGKDDVPLTMLQNQVPKIVKALHKQLKEKSIKSRQGCFSLLTELANVLPGCLADHIPALVPGIVFSLADKSSSSNMRIDTLSFLHVLLCNHQPEVFHPHIKSLLPPVVTCIGDPFYKITSEALLVTQQLVKVIRPLDRSCTFDAKPYVKDLFAGTLKRLKAADIDQEVKERAISCMGQIIYNLGDHLSTDLQLTLKIFLERLKNEITRLTTVKALTLIASSPLKIDLRPILGEGFPILASFLRKNQRALKLSTLTALDILVKNYSDSLKPAMIESVLTEVPVLITENDMHVSQVATMFLTTLAKVYPSCISKISGSVLAEIFQLVHSPLLQGGALNAIIDFFQALVLTKTATMGYSELMKQLTAPIYSSGSAGASVTLHKQAYYSVAKCVAALSSACPKEAPAMVNQFIQDVKNPKSSSAVKVLAFLSLAEMGRTTNLSAQRELKTVILEAFTSPSEEVKSAASYALGNISVGNLKEYLPFMLKEIGSQPKRQYLLLHSLKEVISSSPADGLKPYVEDIWALLFKHCECTEEGTRNVVAECLGKLTLVNPSELLPRLKKQLSSGSPHARSTVVTAIKFTIADQPQPIDALLKGCIGDFLKTLQDPDLNVRRVALAMFNSAAHNKPSLIRDLLNAVLPSLYNETKVRKELIREVEMGPFKHTVDDGLDVRKAAFECMYTLLESCLDRLDIYEYLNHVEDGLKDHYDIRMLTFIMLARLSTLCPNAVLQRLERLIEPLRATCSTKVKAGSVKQEFEKQDELKRSAMRAVAALLTIPEVEKSPVMAEFSSQIRSNPEMASLFESIQKDSASLPTSEAMDMS, encoded by the exons ATGGGTCAGTTCACGCACAGGGCTCCAGAAAG CCTGGGCCCTCTGGTTGGCAAAGTGAAGGAGTACCAAGTGGAAACCATTGTGGATACGCTGTGTACAAACATGTTATCGGACAAGGAACAGCTGCGGGATATCTCCAGCATTGGACTGAAAACGGTCATCTCTGAACTGCCACCAGCTTCTACAG GCTCCACCATGACAGCAAATGTGTGCAAAAAGATCACAGCCCAGCTGACAGGAGCCATTGGCAAGCAGGAGGATGTATCTGTGCAGCTGGAGGCCCTTGACATCCTGTCAGATATGCTGAGCAG ACTAGGGGGAACACTCTACTCTTTCCATTCCTCCATCCTGAACTGCCTCCTACCCCAGCTGACAAGCCCCAGGCTGGCAGTACGTAAAAGGGCCATCATTGCCTTGGGTCATCTTGTCTTGACCTGCAGCGGAAACATCTTCTCAGAGCTCACAGAGCATCTGCTTGCTGAGCTGAAGAAGAATGAGTCTACTTCTACTACCAGGACGTACATTCAGTGTGTCGCTGGCATCAGTAGGCAGGCTGGACACCGCATAG GAGAACATCTGGAGAAGATAATTCCTCTGATTGTTCAGTACTGTAACGTGGAAGATGACGAGCTGAGAGAGTACTGCTTTCAGGCCTTCGAGTCTTTTGTGAGAAG GTGCCCAAAGGAAATTGACCCTCACATCCCTAATGTGATGGGGTTATGTTTGAAGTACATCACCTTTGACCCAAACTACAACTATGataatgaggaggaggaagaggaagagatgaTGGAAACTGAAAATGGGGAGGATGAAGAGCAAG AAAGCGATGATGAGTACAGCGACGATGATGACATCAGCTGGAAAGTCCGCAGGTCTGCAGCAAAGTGCCTGGAGGCCATTGTCAGCAGCAGGCATGATCTCCTGCAGGACTTCTACAAAACCCTCTCCCCAGTCTTGATAAGCAGATTcaaagagagggaggagaatGTCAAAGCTGACATCTTCAGTGCTTATATCTCCTTGCTGAAACAAACACTGCCCATCCAGAGCTGGCTGCATGCTTCAGATGCCTCTGGCAAAGATGACGTTCCCCTGACAATGCTTCAGAACCAG GTCCCCAAGATTGTCAAGGCCTTGCACAAACAGCTCAAAGAAAAGAGCATCAAATCAAGACAGGGATGTTTCAGCCTCCTGACAGAACTGGCCAATGTTCTTCCTGGTTGCCTGGCAGATCATATCCCTGCACTTGTCCCTG GTATTGTTTTCTCCTTGGCTGATAAATCCAGCTCCTCCAACATGAGGATTGATACGCTGTCTTTCCTTCATGTTCTTCTTTGCAACCACCAGCCGGAGGTATTTCATCCTCATATCAAAAGCCTGTTACCTCCTGTTGTGACCTGTATTGGAGACCCCTTTTATAAGATCACTTCAGAAGCTCTGCTGGTTACTCAGCAACTTGTGAAAGTTATCAGGCCTTTGGACAGATCTTGCACTTTTGATGCCAAGCCCTATGTGAAGGACCTTTTCGCTGGTACTCTGAAGCGACTGAAGGCAGCTGACATCGACCAGGAGGTGAAAGAGCGTGCTATCTCCTGCATGGGACAAATTATTTACAATCTGGGAGACCATTTAAGCACTGATCTCCAGCTGACCTTGAAGATATTTCTGGAGAGACTCAAAAATGAAATCACCAGATTGACAACAGTCAAAGCATTAACCTTAATTGCTAGTTCTCCACTTAAAATAGATTTGAGACCCATTTTAGGGGAAGGTTTCCCCATTCTAGCTTCCTTCTTGAGAAAGAATCAACGTGCCTTGAAACTGAGCACTCTGACTGCTCTGGACATCCTGGTGAAGAACTACAGTGACAGCCTGAAGCCTGCCATGATAGAGTCTGTCCTAACAGAGGTCCCCGTTTTAATTACTGAGAATGACATGCATGTTTCCCAGGTGGCTACCATGTTCCTTACTACTTTGGCTAAGGTTTATCCATCCTGCATTTCTAAGATCAGCGGTTCAGTTCTTGCTGAAATCTTTCAGCTTGTCCACTCGCCTTTGCTTCAAGGAGGGGCACTGAACGCCATCATAGACTTCTTCCAGGCTCTGGTTCTGACAAAGACAGCCACCATGGGTTACTCAGAGCTGATGAAGCAGCTGACTGCGCCTATTTACTCCTCAGGTTCAGCTGGGGCATCAGTGACATTACACAAACAGGCATATTACTCTGTCGCAAAGTGCGTGGCAGCCCTTTCCTCAGCCTGCCCAAAGGAAGCCCCTGCGATGGTGAACCAGTTTATCCAGgatgtaaaaaaccccaagtccAGCTCTGCTGTTAAAGTGCTAGCTTTCCTTTCACTGGCAGAGATGGGTCGCACCACAAACCTCAGTGCTCAGAGAGAGCTCAAAACCGTCATCCTGGAAGCATTCACTTCCCCCAGTGAAGAGGTGAAATCCGCTGCTTCCTATGCGTTGGGGAACATCAGTGTTGGGAATCTTAAGGAGTATCTTCCCTTCATGCTGAAAGAGATCGGAAGCCAGCCAAAGAGACAGTACCTCCTGCTGCACTCTCTGAAAGAAGTCATCAGCTCCTCCCCAGCTGACGGCCTCAAACCTTACGTGGAGGATATTTGGGCTCTGCTTTTCAAGCACTGTGAGTGCACAGAGGAAGGGACACGTAATGTGGTGGCTGAATGCTTGGGGAAGCTGACTTTGGTGAATCCTTCTGAGCTGCTGCCTCGGCTGAAAAAACAGCTGTCATCAG GCTCTCCACATGCCCGGAGCACAGTGGTAACTGCAATCAAATTCACAATTGCAGACCAGCCTCAGCCTATTGATGCTCTCCTGAAAGGCTGCATAG GTGACTTCTTAAAAACTCTTCAGGATCCAGACCTGAATGTTCGACGTGTGGCTTTAGCCATGTTTAATTCTGCTGCTCACAACAAACCTTCTTTAATCCGAGATTTACTAAACGCAGTTCTCCCCAGCCTGTATAATGAAACGAAGGTCAGAAAGGAACTCATCCGGGAG gTAGAAATGGGGCCATTCAAGCACACAGTGGATGATGGCCTTGACGtgaggaaagctgcttttgaatGCATGTATACGCTCCTGGAAAGCTGCCTCGACCGACTGGATATCTATGAGTACCTGAACCATGTGGAGGATGGACTGAAGGATCACTATGACATTCGG ATGCTGACTTTCATAATGTTGGCTCGGCTGTCCACACTCTGTCCCAACGCTGTGCTGCAGCGGCTCGAGCGACTGATTGAGCCACTCCGAGCAACTTGCTCCACAAAG GTAAAAGCCGGTTCTGTGAAGCAGGAGTTTGAGAAGCAGGATGAACTGAAGCGATCTGCCATGAGAGCAGTAGCTGCTCTCCTGACAATCCCTGAAGTAGAGAAAAGTCCAGTGATGGCTGAGTTTTCATCTCAGATCAGATCCAATCCTGAAATGGCGTCACTTTTTGAGAGCATTCAGAAAGATTCTGCTTCCCTACCCACCTCAGAGGCAATGGACATGAGCTAA
- the LOC115333282 gene encoding cullin-associated NEDD8-dissociated protein 1-like isoform X2: MSILFSQYQPGRFMATNDLMMELQKDSIKLDEDSEKKVVKMLLKLLEDKNGEVQNLAVKCLGPLVGKVKEYQVETIVDTLCTNMLSDKEQLRDISSIGLKTVISELPPASTGSTMTANVCKKITAQLTGAIGKQEDVSVQLEALDILSDMLSRLGGTLYSFHSSILNCLLPQLTSPRLAVRKRAIIALGHLVLTCSGNIFSELTEHLLAELKKNESTSTTRTYIQCVAGISRQAGHRIGEHLEKIIPLIVQYCNVEDDELREYCFQAFESFVRRCPKEIDPHIPNVMGLCLKYITFDPNYNYDNEEEEEEEMMETENGEDEEQESDDEYSDDDDISWKVRRSAAKCLEAIVSSRHDLLQDFYKTLSPVLISRFKEREENVKADIFSAYISLLKQTLPIQSWLHASDASGKDDVPLTMLQNQVPKIVKALHKQLKEKSIKSRQGCFSLLTELANVLPGCLADHIPALVPGIVFSLADKSSSSNMRIDTLSFLHVLLCNHQPEVFHPHIKSLLPPVVTCIGDPFYKITSEALLVTQQLVKVIRPLDRSCTFDAKPYVKDLFAGTLKRLKAADIDQEVKERAISCMGQIIYNLGDHLSTDLQLTLKIFLERLKNEITRLTTVKALTLIASSPLKIDLRPILGEGFPILASFLRKNQRALKLSTLTALDILVKNYSDSLKPAMIESVLTEVPVLITENDMHVSQVATMFLTTLAKVYPSCISKISGSVLAEIFQLVHSPLLQGGALNAIIDFFQALVLTKTATMGYSELMKQLTAPIYSSGSAGASVTLHKQAYYSVAKCVAALSSACPKEAPAMVNQFIQDVKNPKSSSAVKVLAFLSLAEMGRTTNLSAQRELKTVILEAFTSPSEEVKSAASYALGNISVGNLKEYLPFMLKEIGSQPKRQYLLLHSLKEVISSSPADGLKPYVEDIWALLFKHCECTEEGTRNVVAECLGKLTLVNPSELLPRLKKQLSSGSPHARSTVVTAIKFTIADQPQPIDALLKGCIGDFLKTLQDPDLNVRRVALAMFNSAAHNKPSLIRDLLNAVLPSLYNETKVRKELIREVEMGPFKHTVDDGLDVRKAAFECMYTLLESCLDRLDIYEYLNHVEDGLKDHYDIRMLTFIMLARLSTLCPNAVLQRLERLIEPLRATCSTKVKAGSVKQEFEKQDELKRSAMRAVAALLTIPEVEKSPVMAEFSSQIRSNPEMASLFESIQKDSASLPTSEAMDMS; encoded by the exons ATGAGCATATTGTTCTCTCAATATCAACCTGGAAG GTTTATGGCCACCAATGACCTGATGATGGAACTGCAGAAAGATTCAATAAAACTAGATGAAGACAGCGAGAAGAAAGttgtgaaaatgcttttgaaattgcTGGAGGACAAAAATGGGGAAGTACAGAACCTCGCTGTCAAGTG CCTGGGCCCTCTGGTTGGCAAAGTGAAGGAGTACCAAGTGGAAACCATTGTGGATACGCTGTGTACAAACATGTTATCGGACAAGGAACAGCTGCGGGATATCTCCAGCATTGGACTGAAAACGGTCATCTCTGAACTGCCACCAGCTTCTACAG GCTCCACCATGACAGCAAATGTGTGCAAAAAGATCACAGCCCAGCTGACAGGAGCCATTGGCAAGCAGGAGGATGTATCTGTGCAGCTGGAGGCCCTTGACATCCTGTCAGATATGCTGAGCAG ACTAGGGGGAACACTCTACTCTTTCCATTCCTCCATCCTGAACTGCCTCCTACCCCAGCTGACAAGCCCCAGGCTGGCAGTACGTAAAAGGGCCATCATTGCCTTGGGTCATCTTGTCTTGACCTGCAGCGGAAACATCTTCTCAGAGCTCACAGAGCATCTGCTTGCTGAGCTGAAGAAGAATGAGTCTACTTCTACTACCAGGACGTACATTCAGTGTGTCGCTGGCATCAGTAGGCAGGCTGGACACCGCATAG GAGAACATCTGGAGAAGATAATTCCTCTGATTGTTCAGTACTGTAACGTGGAAGATGACGAGCTGAGAGAGTACTGCTTTCAGGCCTTCGAGTCTTTTGTGAGAAG GTGCCCAAAGGAAATTGACCCTCACATCCCTAATGTGATGGGGTTATGTTTGAAGTACATCACCTTTGACCCAAACTACAACTATGataatgaggaggaggaagaggaagagatgaTGGAAACTGAAAATGGGGAGGATGAAGAGCAAG AAAGCGATGATGAGTACAGCGACGATGATGACATCAGCTGGAAAGTCCGCAGGTCTGCAGCAAAGTGCCTGGAGGCCATTGTCAGCAGCAGGCATGATCTCCTGCAGGACTTCTACAAAACCCTCTCCCCAGTCTTGATAAGCAGATTcaaagagagggaggagaatGTCAAAGCTGACATCTTCAGTGCTTATATCTCCTTGCTGAAACAAACACTGCCCATCCAGAGCTGGCTGCATGCTTCAGATGCCTCTGGCAAAGATGACGTTCCCCTGACAATGCTTCAGAACCAG GTCCCCAAGATTGTCAAGGCCTTGCACAAACAGCTCAAAGAAAAGAGCATCAAATCAAGACAGGGATGTTTCAGCCTCCTGACAGAACTGGCCAATGTTCTTCCTGGTTGCCTGGCAGATCATATCCCTGCACTTGTCCCTG GTATTGTTTTCTCCTTGGCTGATAAATCCAGCTCCTCCAACATGAGGATTGATACGCTGTCTTTCCTTCATGTTCTTCTTTGCAACCACCAGCCGGAGGTATTTCATCCTCATATCAAAAGCCTGTTACCTCCTGTTGTGACCTGTATTGGAGACCCCTTTTATAAGATCACTTCAGAAGCTCTGCTGGTTACTCAGCAACTTGTGAAAGTTATCAGGCCTTTGGACAGATCTTGCACTTTTGATGCCAAGCCCTATGTGAAGGACCTTTTCGCTGGTACTCTGAAGCGACTGAAGGCAGCTGACATCGACCAGGAGGTGAAAGAGCGTGCTATCTCCTGCATGGGACAAATTATTTACAATCTGGGAGACCATTTAAGCACTGATCTCCAGCTGACCTTGAAGATATTTCTGGAGAGACTCAAAAATGAAATCACCAGATTGACAACAGTCAAAGCATTAACCTTAATTGCTAGTTCTCCACTTAAAATAGATTTGAGACCCATTTTAGGGGAAGGTTTCCCCATTCTAGCTTCCTTCTTGAGAAAGAATCAACGTGCCTTGAAACTGAGCACTCTGACTGCTCTGGACATCCTGGTGAAGAACTACAGTGACAGCCTGAAGCCTGCCATGATAGAGTCTGTCCTAACAGAGGTCCCCGTTTTAATTACTGAGAATGACATGCATGTTTCCCAGGTGGCTACCATGTTCCTTACTACTTTGGCTAAGGTTTATCCATCCTGCATTTCTAAGATCAGCGGTTCAGTTCTTGCTGAAATCTTTCAGCTTGTCCACTCGCCTTTGCTTCAAGGAGGGGCACTGAACGCCATCATAGACTTCTTCCAGGCTCTGGTTCTGACAAAGACAGCCACCATGGGTTACTCAGAGCTGATGAAGCAGCTGACTGCGCCTATTTACTCCTCAGGTTCAGCTGGGGCATCAGTGACATTACACAAACAGGCATATTACTCTGTCGCAAAGTGCGTGGCAGCCCTTTCCTCAGCCTGCCCAAAGGAAGCCCCTGCGATGGTGAACCAGTTTATCCAGgatgtaaaaaaccccaagtccAGCTCTGCTGTTAAAGTGCTAGCTTTCCTTTCACTGGCAGAGATGGGTCGCACCACAAACCTCAGTGCTCAGAGAGAGCTCAAAACCGTCATCCTGGAAGCATTCACTTCCCCCAGTGAAGAGGTGAAATCCGCTGCTTCCTATGCGTTGGGGAACATCAGTGTTGGGAATCTTAAGGAGTATCTTCCCTTCATGCTGAAAGAGATCGGAAGCCAGCCAAAGAGACAGTACCTCCTGCTGCACTCTCTGAAAGAAGTCATCAGCTCCTCCCCAGCTGACGGCCTCAAACCTTACGTGGAGGATATTTGGGCTCTGCTTTTCAAGCACTGTGAGTGCACAGAGGAAGGGACACGTAATGTGGTGGCTGAATGCTTGGGGAAGCTGACTTTGGTGAATCCTTCTGAGCTGCTGCCTCGGCTGAAAAAACAGCTGTCATCAG GCTCTCCACATGCCCGGAGCACAGTGGTAACTGCAATCAAATTCACAATTGCAGACCAGCCTCAGCCTATTGATGCTCTCCTGAAAGGCTGCATAG GTGACTTCTTAAAAACTCTTCAGGATCCAGACCTGAATGTTCGACGTGTGGCTTTAGCCATGTTTAATTCTGCTGCTCACAACAAACCTTCTTTAATCCGAGATTTACTAAACGCAGTTCTCCCCAGCCTGTATAATGAAACGAAGGTCAGAAAGGAACTCATCCGGGAG gTAGAAATGGGGCCATTCAAGCACACAGTGGATGATGGCCTTGACGtgaggaaagctgcttttgaatGCATGTATACGCTCCTGGAAAGCTGCCTCGACCGACTGGATATCTATGAGTACCTGAACCATGTGGAGGATGGACTGAAGGATCACTATGACATTCGG ATGCTGACTTTCATAATGTTGGCTCGGCTGTCCACACTCTGTCCCAACGCTGTGCTGCAGCGGCTCGAGCGACTGATTGAGCCACTCCGAGCAACTTGCTCCACAAAG GTAAAAGCCGGTTCTGTGAAGCAGGAGTTTGAGAAGCAGGATGAACTGAAGCGATCTGCCATGAGAGCAGTAGCTGCTCTCCTGACAATCCCTGAAGTAGAGAAAAGTCCAGTGATGGCTGAGTTTTCATCTCAGATCAGATCCAATCCTGAAATGGCGTCACTTTTTGAGAGCATTCAGAAAGATTCTGCTTCCCTACCCACCTCAGAGGCAATGGACATGAGCTAA